In Pongo abelii isolate AG06213 chromosome 15, NHGRI_mPonAbe1-v2.0_pri, whole genome shotgun sequence, a single window of DNA contains:
- the INSM2 gene encoding insulinoma-associated protein 2, whose amino-acid sequence MPRGFLVKRTKRTGGSYRVRLAERVFPLLGPQGAPPFLEEAPSASLPGAERAAPPTREEPGKGLTAEAAREQSGSPCRAAGVSSGTGGREGAEWRAGGREGSGPSPSPSPSPSPSPAKPAGAELRRAFLERCLSSPVSAESFPGGAAAVAAFSCSVAPAAAPTSGEQFLLPLRAPFPEPALQPDPAPLSAALQSLKRAAGGERRGKAPTGCASGPAAAGIKKPKAIRKLSFADEVTTSPVLGLKIKEEEPGAPSRGLGGSRTPLGEFICQLCKEQYADPFALAQHRCSRIVRVEYRCPECDKVFSCPANLASHRRWHKPRPAAANAATVSSADGKPLSSSSSSSRDSGAIASFLAEGKENSRIERTADQHPQARDSSGADQHPDSAPRQGLQVLTHPEPPLSQGPYTEGVLGRRVPVPGSTSGGRGSEIFVCPYCHKKFRRQAYLRKHLSTHEAGSARALAPGFGSERGAPLAFACPLCGAHFPTADIREKHRLWHAVREELLLPALAGAPPETPGPSGPSDGSAQQIFSCKHCPSTFLSSPGLTRHINKCHPSESRQVLLLQMPLRPGC is encoded by the coding sequence ATGCCAAGGGGCTTCCTGGTGAAGCGAACTAAACGGACAGGCGGCTCGTACCGAGTTCGCCTTGCGGAGCGTGTCTTCCCTCTGCTGGGGCCCCAGGGGGCGCCGCCCTTCTTGGAGGAGGCTCCCAGCGCCTCCTTGCCCGGTGCGGAGCGGGCGGCGCCCCCCACCCGAGAGGAACCAGGAAAGGGGCTGACGGCGGAGGCGGCCCGGGAACAGTCGGGGTCGCCATGTCGGGCGGCTGGGGTGAGCTCGGGGACGGGCGGGCGGGAAGGCGCGGAGTGGCGGGCGGGTGGCAGGGAAGGTTCcgggcccagccccagccccagccccagccccagccccagtccagCGAAGCCGGCAGGCGCAGAGCTGCGTCGGGCGTTCCTGGAGCGCTGCCTCAGCTCGCCTGTCTCCGCCGAGTCCTTCCCCGGGGGCGCCGCCGCCGTGGCCGCTTTCTCCTGCTCCGTGGCGCCAGCAGCCGCACCAACCTCGGGGGAGCAGTTTCTGCTGCCGCTCCGGGCGCCGTTCCCAGAGCCCGCGCTTCAGCCGGACCCTGCGCCCCTCTCGGCCGCCCTGCAGAGTCTGAAGCGGGCGGCCGGCGGCGAGCGCCGCGGCAAGGCACCCACGGGCTGCGCGTCTGGACCCGCGGCCGCGGGAATCAAGAAGCCAAAGGCCATAAGGAAGTTGAGCTTTGCCGATGAGGTGACCACATCCCCTGTCCTGGGCCTGAAGATCAAGGAGGAGGAGCCCGGAGCGCCGTCTCGGGGCTTGGGGGGCAGCCGCACGCCGCTGGGGGAGTTCATCTGCCAGCTGTGCAAGGAGCAGTACGCAGACCCCTTCGCGCTGGCCCAGCACCGCTGCTCCCGCATCGTGCGCGTAGAGTACCGCTGCCCTGAGTGCGACAAGGTGTTCAGCTGTCCTGCGAACCTGGCCTCCCATCGCCGCTGGCATAAGCCGCGTCCTGCGGCTGCAAACGCCGCCACAGTCTCCTCCGCCGACGGGAAGCCGCTTTCTTCGTCGTCTTCGTCCTCCCGGGACTCCGGGGCCATTGCATCTTTTCTGGCGGAGGGAAAGGAGAACAGCCGGATAGAGCGGACTGCGGATCAGCACCCGCAGGCCAGGGACAGCTCCGGGGCGGATCAGCACCCGGACAGCGCCCCGAGGCAGGGCCTCCAGGTGCTGACGCATCCAGAGCCACCGCTGTCTCAGGGCCCCTACACGGAGGGGGTGTTGGGGCGCCGGGTGCCTGTGCCGGGCAGTACCAGTGGTGGTAGGGGATCCGAGATTTTCGTGTGCCCATATTGCCACAAAAAGTTTCGTCGCCAAGCCTATCTGCGCAAGCACCTGAGCACTCACGAGGCGGGCTCGGCCCGTGCGCTAGCGCCGGGCTTTGGCTCCGAACGCGGTGCCCCACTTGCCTTCGCTTGCCCCTTGTGCGGAGCGCACTTCCCTACCGCAGATATCAGGGAGAAGCACCGGCTGTGGCATGCTGTCCGCGAGGAGCTGCTCCTGCCCGCTCTGGCGGGGGCTCCTCCCGAAACGCCGGGCCCTAGCGGGCCATCTGACGGGAGTGCCCAGCAAATTTTCTCGTGCAAGCACTGCCCGTCCACTTTTTTAAGCTCTCCGGGGCTGACCCGGCACATCAATAAGTGCCACCCCTCAGAAAGTCGGCAAGTGCTGCTGCTGCAGATGCCACTGCGGCCTGGCTGCTGA